In a genomic window of Streptomyces sp. NBC_01231:
- a CDS encoding pilus assembly protein TadG-related protein, whose translation MKQRRRHGDAGQAFPIYITVVAGLLLLAFAYLAVGQAAANRNGAQTAADAAALAAAQETRDQLAGKWVEAVLDPTKWQGIFEGNAQGVDNSCWRAYQLAAQNDAGNVQCDPEGLLSYTVALQTNKSVGDSIVPGTEDIRSTASATAVIEPLCEFELPGEDAADDVLPQLKCEDKNWDPDPDDPATLPEPEDLFDVHLADGPANDE comes from the coding sequence CTGAAGCAGCGCCGCAGGCACGGCGACGCCGGGCAGGCCTTCCCCATCTACATCACGGTGGTGGCGGGTCTGCTCCTTCTCGCGTTCGCGTACCTCGCGGTCGGCCAGGCCGCGGCAAATCGGAACGGCGCCCAGACGGCAGCCGACGCGGCGGCACTCGCGGCGGCTCAGGAGACCCGGGATCAACTAGCAGGAAAGTGGGTTGAGGCGGTACTCGACCCGACCAAGTGGCAGGGCATCTTCGAAGGTAACGCGCAGGGAGTCGACAACTCCTGTTGGCGGGCCTACCAGCTCGCTGCCCAGAATGACGCTGGCAACGTGCAGTGTGATCCGGAGGGGCTCCTGAGCTACACGGTCGCTCTCCAGACGAACAAGTCCGTGGGAGACTCCATCGTTCCCGGTACGGAGGACATTCGCTCGACAGCGTCCGCCACCGCCGTGATCGAGCCACTCTGTGAGTTCGAGCTTCCTGGGGAGGACGCGGCGGACGATGTCCTTCCGCAACTCAAATGCGAGGACAAAAACTGGGATCCGGATCCGGACGACCCGGCCACGCTTCCGGAACCGGAGGACCTCTTCGACGTCCATCTGGCCGACGGACCAGCGAACGACGAATGA
- a CDS encoding type II secretion system F family protein — protein MALLLALLMGLAVWGVFTGIRMYRAEVKLPSDLVLALEVGATRTGAVDSLIDRLGMRYAPAVLRLMGPKQVAKYRRKIDLAGNPGGLTIDRYAARRAVYGFLGGVGFLVFLLRGDLLVALLLLAFGAFWTEVGIWSAIRIRKDVIERTLPDFLDVLAVVVSAGLGFRQALDRVASKYEGPWADELRITLRQMDLGMSRRQAFAELRRRNDSEQVAMFVTALQQGEELGAPIVDTLVSLAKDMRRTDAQNARRKAARAVPKATMMITTFMVPATMILLGAGLLLGSGTDFGSITGK, from the coding sequence ATGGCACTCCTGCTGGCCCTGCTGATGGGCCTCGCCGTCTGGGGCGTCTTCACCGGCATCCGCATGTACCGGGCGGAGGTGAAACTCCCCAGCGACCTGGTGCTGGCCCTGGAGGTCGGCGCCACCCGCACCGGCGCGGTCGACTCGCTGATCGACCGCCTCGGCATGCGCTACGCCCCCGCCGTCCTACGGCTGATGGGTCCCAAGCAGGTCGCGAAGTACCGCCGCAAGATCGACCTGGCCGGCAACCCCGGCGGCCTCACCATCGACCGCTACGCGGCGCGCCGCGCGGTCTACGGCTTCCTCGGCGGCGTCGGCTTCCTGGTGTTCCTGCTCCGCGGTGACCTCCTGGTGGCCCTGTTGCTGCTGGCGTTCGGCGCGTTCTGGACGGAGGTCGGGATCTGGTCGGCGATCAGGATCCGCAAGGACGTGATCGAGCGGACCCTGCCGGACTTCCTGGACGTCCTGGCGGTCGTGGTGAGCGCCGGTCTCGGTTTCCGGCAGGCACTGGACCGCGTCGCCTCGAAGTACGAGGGTCCCTGGGCGGACGAACTGCGCATCACGCTCCGCCAGATGGACCTCGGCATGAGCCGCCGCCAGGCCTTCGCGGAGCTGCGGCGCAGGAACGACTCCGAGCAGGTCGCGATGTTCGTGACGGCTCTCCAGCAGGGGGAGGAACTGGGGGCGCCGATCGTCGACACGCTCGTCTCCCTGGCGAAGGACATGCGCCGCACCGACGCCCAGAACGCCCGCCGCAAGGCCGCCCGGGCGGTCCCCAAGGCCACGATGATGATCACGACGTTCATGGTCCCGGCCACGATGATCCTGCTGGGGGCGGGGTTGCTGCTGGGGTCGGGGACGGACTTCGGCTCGATCACCGGTAAGTAG
- a CDS encoding histidine kinase → MTADADQSSHRTAAANGVQPPHAAPAVDGHQSPPGPPAGEPAPPIPLQVNALQAMCRQVFGFRLAMIALAAPAALLNASPGLGARLVGAAVVVTFMGSYVLFRDWERFGPLLLRHPTLLAVDTLFGSLLLISAGPDTTLAYVSVCTPLLAGIVYGWRGAAVFASLQSLILLLVQATLKDARAEFTEALLLPGLCVITGAVGSTLRNLMLRFGTATQALTAVQARLAAAEAVSAERARLAREMHDSVAKTLHGVALAADGLANSAGAPRIDPDLIKRQAELVARSARRAAAESRELLADLRRESDLDHTADVLAELAARTHDFGARTALPTTYHPTGDRTEQPPPVPPAVARQLLTIATEAMENAHRHAAATRLDVHAGIHGDVLRISVYDDGRGLPPDTTLEELRRSGHFGLVGMVERAVSVGAGIRIGKGTHAQGTEVLLELPLAAPPPENGKAL, encoded by the coding sequence ATGACCGCCGACGCCGATCAGTCCTCGCATCGGACTGCCGCCGCCAACGGTGTTCAACCGCCCCACGCGGCACCGGCAGTTGACGGCCATCAGTCTCCGCCGGGGCCCCCGGCGGGTGAACCCGCGCCGCCCATCCCGCTTCAGGTGAACGCCCTCCAGGCCATGTGCCGCCAGGTCTTCGGCTTCCGCCTCGCGATGATCGCCCTGGCGGCCCCCGCCGCTCTCCTCAACGCCAGCCCCGGGCTGGGCGCCCGGCTGGTCGGCGCCGCCGTGGTCGTCACGTTCATGGGCTCGTACGTCCTCTTCAGGGACTGGGAACGCTTCGGCCCGCTGCTCCTGCGCCACCCCACCCTCCTGGCCGTGGACACCCTCTTCGGTTCCCTGCTCCTGATCTCGGCGGGTCCGGACACCACCCTCGCCTACGTCAGCGTCTGCACGCCTCTCCTCGCGGGCATCGTCTACGGCTGGCGAGGCGCGGCCGTCTTCGCCTCCCTCCAGTCACTGATCCTGCTGCTCGTCCAGGCCACACTGAAGGACGCCCGCGCCGAATTCACGGAAGCCCTTCTGCTGCCCGGCCTCTGCGTCATCACGGGAGCCGTCGGCTCCACCCTCCGCAACCTGATGCTCCGCTTCGGCACCGCCACACAGGCCCTGACCGCAGTCCAGGCCCGCCTGGCCGCGGCGGAGGCGGTGAGCGCGGAACGGGCCCGTCTCGCCCGGGAGATGCACGACTCCGTGGCCAAGACCCTCCACGGCGTGGCCCTGGCCGCGGACGGCCTGGCGAACTCGGCGGGCGCCCCCCGCATCGACCCGGACCTCATCAAGCGGCAGGCCGAACTCGTGGCCCGCTCGGCCCGCAGGGCGGCGGCCGAGTCCCGCGAACTCCTGGCCGACCTGCGCCGCGAATCGGACCTCGACCACACCGCCGACGTCCTCGCCGAACTGGCCGCCCGCACCCACGACTTCGGCGCCCGCACCGCGCTGCCGACCACCTACCACCCGACCGGTGACCGGACGGAGCAGCCGCCCCCGGTGCCGCCCGCCGTGGCCCGCCAGCTCCTCACCATCGCCACGGAGGCCATGGAGAACGCCCACCGCCACGCCGCCGCGACCCGGCTCGACGTCCACGCGGGAATCCACGGCGACGTCCTCCGCATCAGCGTGTACGACGACGGCCGCGGCCTCCCTCCGGACACGACCCTCGAAGAGCTCCGCCGCTCGGGCCACTTCGGCCTGGTCGGCATGGTCGAGCGAGCGGTATCGGTGGGCGCCGGCATCCGTATCGGCAAGGGCACACACGCCCAGGGCACGGAGGTCCTTCTGGAACTCCCCCTGGCAGCACCGCCCCCGGAGAATGGGAAAGCCCTGTGA
- a CDS encoding response regulator transcription factor — protein sequence MSAPTTRSRTPSPPTPDLRVVVADDNPVVRAGLTALLSGRADITVVAEAADGHEACEAARHHRPDIVLLDVRMPGLDGISALPYLVGIAPVMMLTYSGEPEIVEEALRRGADGYLVHGEFTADQLVTAVRDIKDGRPHFTPTAAGALLSRLRASGTTAYEVQPSASSHQQRFALASSGNYPLPWIPTPSNSPETASRVQPDVRQSSRSRFQLSSREAEIMDLIASGMTNQQIAATCFISEKTVKNHINRIFAKLTSTSRAQATAKWLTTAVGSHRAHRSHRGLG from the coding sequence ATGAGTGCGCCGACGACGCGTTCGAGGACCCCATCACCGCCCACCCCCGACTTACGGGTCGTCGTGGCCGACGACAACCCCGTGGTCCGAGCCGGCCTGACCGCCCTGCTCTCCGGCCGCGCGGACATCACGGTCGTCGCCGAGGCGGCCGACGGCCACGAGGCCTGCGAGGCTGCCCGGCACCACCGTCCCGACATCGTCCTCCTGGACGTCCGCATGCCCGGGCTCGACGGCATCTCGGCGCTCCCGTACCTGGTGGGGATCGCCCCGGTGATGATGCTGACGTACAGCGGGGAACCGGAGATCGTGGAGGAAGCCCTGCGACGCGGAGCCGACGGCTACCTCGTCCACGGCGAGTTCACCGCCGACCAACTGGTGACCGCCGTACGGGACATCAAGGACGGCCGCCCCCACTTCACGCCCACGGCGGCGGGTGCGCTGCTGAGCCGACTCCGTGCGTCAGGTACGACTGCATACGAAGTCCAACCTTCCGCTTCTTCTCATCAGCAAAGATTTGCGTTGGCCTCATCGGGCAACTATCCCCTCCCGTGGATACCAACTCCGTCCAATTCTCCGGAAACCGCTTCACGAGTGCAACCAGATGTGCGACAGTCGTCGAGGTCGCGGTTCCAGCTCAGTTCGAGGGAGGCGGAGATCATGGACCTCATCGCGTCGGGGATGACCAACCAGCAGATCGCCGCCACGTGCTTCATCAGCGAGAAGACCGTCAAGAACCACATCAACCGCATCTTCGCCAAGCTCACCAGCACCAGTCGCGCCCAGGCCACCGCCAAGTGGCTCACCACGGCAGTGGGTTCACACCGTGCACACCGTTCACACCGAGGACTGGGGTGA
- a CDS encoding type II secretion system F family protein produces the protein MDPDLQTLVPLTIGVTLLTCVLTVIGVHTYAKGRAQRAALVERLTAAGQISATGRQRRFRNLDRRLRRTRTGRKLELRLAATGMDITPGEFFAAMLAAVAGLWLVGQATLAPFFGPIAGLLGIWAALQFLTWQRQKRIEKFINQLPEMARILANATQAGLALRTAIGMAAEELEAPAGEELAKVDNQLAMGATMDDALGEMAERLPSRELVVLVTTLVLSNRAGGQVVSALRNLTETLEERKETRREVRTQLSQVNMTSYAVPVLGIGSLFLMNGVKDGALDRMTGSPLGQAAVIVAFGLYTVGFVLIRRLSRIDV, from the coding sequence ATGGACCCAGATCTCCAGACCCTCGTCCCGCTCACCATCGGCGTCACCCTGCTGACCTGCGTCCTCACCGTCATCGGGGTGCACACCTACGCCAAGGGCAGGGCACAGCGGGCCGCGCTCGTGGAGCGCCTGACGGCCGCCGGCCAGATATCCGCCACCGGCCGGCAGCGCCGCTTCCGCAACCTGGACCGCCGGCTGCGGCGGACCCGGACCGGCCGGAAGCTGGAACTGCGGCTGGCGGCGACCGGCATGGACATCACGCCCGGCGAGTTCTTCGCCGCGATGCTGGCCGCGGTGGCGGGCCTGTGGCTGGTCGGGCAGGCGACCCTGGCCCCCTTCTTCGGGCCGATCGCCGGACTGCTGGGCATCTGGGCGGCGCTGCAGTTCCTCACCTGGCAACGGCAGAAACGCATCGAGAAGTTCATCAACCAACTCCCGGAGATGGCCCGCATCCTGGCCAACGCCACCCAGGCGGGCCTCGCGCTCCGCACCGCGATCGGCATGGCCGCGGAGGAGCTGGAGGCACCGGCCGGTGAGGAACTCGCCAAGGTCGACAACCAGTTGGCGATGGGCGCGACGATGGACGACGCGCTCGGCGAGATGGCCGAACGTCTCCCGTCCCGTGAACTGGTCGTCCTGGTCACGACGTTGGTCCTGTCCAACCGGGCGGGCGGCCAGGTGGTGAGCGCCCTGCGGAACCTGACGGAGACGCTCGAGGAACGCAAGGAGACCCGGCGCGAGGTCCGCACCCAGCTGTCCCAGGTGAACATGACGTCGTACGCGGTGCCGGTGCTCGGCATCGGCTCGCTGTTCCTGATGAACGGGGTGAAGGACGGCGCCCTGGACCGGATGACCGGCTCACCGCTGGGCCAGGCGGCGGTGATCGTCGCGTTCGGGCTGTACACCGTGGGCTTCGTCCTCATCCGCCGCCTGTCGCGGATCGACGTCTGA
- a CDS encoding CpaF family protein, whose amino-acid sequence MSLRSRINSPEENGSRGEDGHMVASYRAKLLEEIDLAEMSALAAAERRARLERVLGHIISREGPVLSTVERSQLIRRVVDEALGLGILEPLLEDASITEIMVNGPDAIFVERGGRVEQLPLRFPSHDQLMQTIERIVSTVNRRVDESNPMVDARLPSGERVNVIIPPLSLTGAILTIRRFPRSFTLSELVGFGSLDENMLYLLAGLVQARFNIIVSGATGTGKTTLLNALSGLIPDGDRIITIEDSAELQLQQRHVVRLESRPPNVEGKGRITIRDLVRNSLRMRPDRIVVGEVRGGESLDMLQAMSTGHDGSLATVHANNAEDALMRLKTLASMSEVEIPFEALHDQINSAVDVIIQLTRFADGVRRITEIAVLDSHGSEPYRLASVARFDARPMAADGRIYGAYQHFPLPRRTADRLYMASQPTPQAFGVAQSADQLAIREAR is encoded by the coding sequence ATGAGCCTGCGGTCACGCATCAACTCCCCGGAAGAGAACGGCAGCCGGGGTGAGGACGGCCACATGGTCGCGTCCTACCGGGCCAAGCTGCTGGAGGAGATCGACCTCGCGGAGATGAGCGCGCTGGCGGCCGCCGAGCGCAGGGCGCGGCTGGAGCGGGTGCTCGGGCACATCATCAGCCGGGAGGGCCCGGTCCTGTCGACGGTGGAGCGCTCGCAGCTGATCCGCCGGGTGGTCGACGAGGCACTCGGGCTCGGCATCCTCGAACCGCTGCTGGAGGACGCGTCGATCACCGAGATCATGGTGAACGGCCCGGACGCGATCTTCGTGGAGCGCGGCGGCAGGGTGGAGCAGCTGCCGCTCCGCTTCCCCTCACACGACCAGCTGATGCAGACCATCGAGCGGATCGTGTCGACGGTCAACCGGCGGGTGGACGAGTCGAACCCGATGGTCGACGCCCGGCTGCCGTCCGGCGAGCGCGTGAACGTGATCATCCCGCCGCTGTCGCTGACCGGCGCCATCCTCACGATCCGCCGCTTCCCGCGCTCCTTCACGCTCAGCGAGCTGGTCGGCTTCGGCTCGCTCGACGAGAACATGCTGTATCTGCTGGCGGGCCTGGTGCAGGCGCGGTTCAACATCATCGTGTCGGGTGCGACGGGCACCGGCAAGACGACCCTGCTCAACGCCCTCTCCGGACTGATCCCCGACGGCGACCGCATCATCACCATCGAGGACTCGGCCGAACTCCAGCTCCAGCAACGGCACGTGGTCCGACTGGAGTCCCGTCCGCCGAACGTCGAGGGCAAGGGCCGGATCACCATCCGCGACCTGGTCCGCAACTCGCTGCGTATGCGCCCCGACCGGATCGTGGTCGGTGAGGTCCGCGGCGGCGAGTCGCTCGACATGCTCCAGGCCATGTCGACGGGCCACGACGGCTCACTGGCGACCGTGCACGCCAACAACGCGGAGGACGCGCTGATGCGGCTGAAGACCCTGGCGTCCATGTCCGAGGTGGAGATCCCCTTCGAGGCGCTGCACGACCAGATCAACAGCGCCGTCGACGTCATCATCCAGCTCACCCGGTTCGCGGACGGCGTCCGCCGTATCACCGAGATCGCGGTGCTCGACAGCCACGGCAGCGAGCCGTACCGGTTGGCCAGCGTCGCCCGCTTCGACGCCCGGCCGATGGCGGCCGACGGCCGGATCTACGGGGCCTACCAGCACTTCCCGCTCCCGCGCCGTACCGCCGACCGCCTCTACATGGCGAGCCAGCCCACGCCCCAGGCCTTCGGCGTGGCCCAGTCCGCAGATCAGCTAGCCATCCGAGAAGCCAGGTAG